One genomic window of Trichlorobacter lovleyi includes the following:
- a CDS encoding nickel-dependent hydrogenase large subunit translates to MAKIVVDPITRIEGHLRIEAELEGGKIKDAWSSSTMFRGIEKILKGRDPRDAWYWTQRFCGVCTTVHSIASIRAVEDALKIKVPPNAQLIRNIIIGIQGVQDHVIHFYHLHALDWVDITSALKADPVKTASLAASISDWPNNSATHFKAVQEKLKAFVGTGRLGPFANAYWGHPAYKLPPEANLMATAHYLEALEWQKEVIKIHAILGSKNPHPQTFLVGGMSIPVDPDSQNALNADKLITIKRLLAKAQDFVEKVYIPDLLAIASFYKDWAAIGGGVGNFLSYGEFPDPISGNLWFPPGAIMNKDISKVLPLDQQKVTEYVDHSWYEYQDAKGKGLHPWKGESEAKYTGPKPPYEFLDTDKKYSWVKAPRYDEAPMEVGPLARILVAYVAGHKESKAAVDLVLGKLGVGPAALFSTLGRTAARGIDALLIARQTPLWLDALIANIAKGDYRIHANEMWDPKQWPAEASGYGWHEAPRGALGHWIKIKDQKIYNYQAVVPSTWNASPRDAKGQRGPYESALVGTPVAKPDQPLEILRTIHSFDPCLACAVHVTDATGNELVRVKVS, encoded by the coding sequence ATGGCCAAGATAGTCGTTGATCCGATTACCAGAATAGAGGGGCATCTGCGGATTGAGGCCGAGCTTGAAGGTGGCAAGATCAAGGATGCCTGGAGTTCCAGCACCATGTTCCGCGGGATTGAAAAAATCCTGAAAGGGCGTGACCCCCGTGATGCCTGGTACTGGACCCAGCGTTTCTGCGGGGTCTGTACCACGGTGCATTCCATAGCCTCGATCCGGGCGGTTGAGGATGCGCTCAAGATCAAGGTCCCACCCAATGCCCAGCTGATCCGCAACATCATCATCGGTATCCAGGGGGTACAGGATCATGTGATCCACTTCTACCATCTGCATGCCCTGGACTGGGTGGATATCACCTCGGCGCTCAAGGCCGATCCGGTCAAGACCGCCAGCCTGGCTGCCTCCATCTCTGACTGGCCCAACAACTCGGCCACCCACTTCAAGGCAGTGCAGGAAAAACTGAAGGCCTTTGTCGGTACCGGTCGTCTGGGCCCCTTTGCCAATGCCTACTGGGGCCATCCTGCCTACAAACTGCCGCCAGAGGCCAATCTGATGGCAACGGCCCACTATCTTGAGGCCCTGGAGTGGCAGAAGGAAGTTATCAAGATTCACGCCATTCTGGGCAGCAAGAATCCCCATCCCCAGACCTTCCTGGTGGGGGGGATGTCGATCCCGGTGGATCCTGATTCCCAGAACGCCCTGAATGCCGACAAGCTGATCACCATCAAACGTCTTTTGGCCAAGGCCCAGGATTTTGTGGAAAAGGTCTACATCCCGGATCTGTTGGCCATTGCCTCATTCTACAAGGATTGGGCCGCCATCGGCGGCGGGGTGGGCAATTTCCTCTCCTATGGTGAGTTCCCAGATCCAATCAGCGGCAACCTCTGGTTCCCGCCAGGCGCCATCATGAACAAGGATATCTCCAAGGTGCTGCCGCTGGATCAACAGAAGGTGACTGAGTACGTTGATCACTCCTGGTATGAGTATCAGGATGCAAAAGGCAAGGGACTGCATCCCTGGAAAGGTGAGTCAGAGGCCAAGTACACCGGCCCCAAACCGCCCTATGAGTTCCTGGACACGGATAAGAAATACTCTTGGGTCAAGGCACCCCGCTATGATGAAGCACCGATGGAGGTTGGTCCCTTGGCCCGGATTCTGGTGGCCTATGTTGCCGGCCATAAAGAAAGCAAGGCCGCTGTTGATCTGGTGCTGGGCAAGCTGGGAGTCGGTCCGGCAGCCCTGTTCTCCACCCTGGGGCGTACTGCGGCCCGCGGGATTGATGCCCTGCTGATCGCCCGCCAGACACCGCTCTGGCTGGATGCCCTGATCGCCAATATTGCTAAGGGAGATTATCGCATCCATGCCAATGAGATGTGGGATCCCAAGCAGTGGCCGGCCGAGGCCAGCGGCTATGGCTGGCATGAGGCTCCCCGCGGAGCTTTGGGGCACTGGATCAAGATCAAGGATCAGAAGATCTACAACTATCAGGCCGTGGTACCGTCCACCTGGAACGCCTCGCCCCGTGATGCCAAGGGGCAGCGCGGCCCCTATGAATCCGCCCTGGTGGGGACACCGGTGGCCAAGCCTGACCAGCCGCTGGAGATCCTGCGCACCATTCACTCCTTTGACCCCTGCCTGGCTTGTGCCGTGCATGTTACTGATGCCACCGGCAATGAGCTGGTGCGGGTCAAGGTCTCCTAG
- a CDS encoding hydrogenase small subunit yields the protein MDRDDCAGKKQEGFSVARMLEERGVSRRDFLKFCSTVTAAMALPATMAPKVAQALDKVQRPPLVWLEFQDCCGDTEALLRSANPTVGELVLDILSVDYHETIMAAAGHQAEANLEKTIKEFQGKYLCVVEGSIPMKEGGAYGCVGGKSHLARAKQVCGSAAATIAVGTCASYGGIAAAAPNPTGAVGVKEAVPGATVINLPGCPCNADNLTAVVVHFLTFGKLPNLDSHGRPLFAYGKRIHDNCERRPHFDAGQYVEHWGDDAHRKGHCLYKMGCKGPATFHNCPTQRFNEKVSWPVASGHGCVGCSEPQFWDTSPLYRRLPNVPGFGIEQSADRIGLAFAAGVGGAFAIHGALNALRKDKDGADENKKDGEE from the coding sequence ATGGACAGAGATGATTGTGCTGGAAAAAAACAGGAAGGTTTCTCGGTTGCCAGGATGCTTGAAGAACGGGGAGTCTCGCGGCGTGATTTCCTGAAATTCTGTTCTACTGTCACCGCTGCCATGGCGTTACCTGCCACCATGGCGCCCAAGGTGGCCCAGGCCCTGGACAAGGTGCAGCGTCCTCCGCTGGTCTGGCTGGAGTTTCAGGATTGCTGCGGCGATACAGAGGCCCTGTTGCGCTCAGCCAATCCCACCGTGGGGGAGCTGGTACTGGATATCCTCTCGGTTGATTACCATGAAACCATCATGGCTGCAGCCGGTCATCAGGCTGAGGCCAACCTCGAAAAGACCATCAAGGAGTTCCAAGGCAAGTACCTCTGCGTGGTCGAGGGGTCCATCCCGATGAAGGAGGGAGGGGCCTATGGCTGTGTTGGCGGCAAGTCCCACTTGGCAAGAGCAAAACAGGTCTGCGGTTCTGCAGCAGCCACCATTGCCGTGGGTACCTGCGCCAGTTACGGCGGCATTGCTGCTGCTGCGCCCAATCCCACGGGCGCGGTTGGAGTCAAAGAGGCGGTGCCCGGTGCAACCGTGATCAACCTGCCCGGCTGCCCCTGTAATGCCGATAACCTGACTGCTGTTGTCGTGCATTTCCTCACCTTTGGTAAACTTCCCAACCTTGACAGCCATGGCCGTCCCCTGTTTGCCTATGGCAAGCGGATTCATGACAATTGCGAGCGCCGTCCCCACTTTGATGCCGGTCAGTATGTTGAACATTGGGGGGATGATGCCCACCGTAAGGGGCACTGCCTCTACAAGATGGGCTGCAAAGGGCCGGCAACCTTCCATAACTGTCCTACCCAGCGTTTTAACGAGAAAGTCAGCTGGCCGGTAGCCTCCGGTCATGGCTGTGTCGGCTGTTCCGAGCCCCAGTTCTGGGATACCTCGCCACTCTATCGCCGGCTGCCCAACGTGCCGGGCTTTGGTATTGAACAGAGTGCCGACAGGATCGGGCTTGCCTTTGCAGCCGGCGTGGGTGGCGCCTTTGCCATCCATGGTGCCCTGAATGCCCTGCGCAAGGACAAGGATGGTGCTGACGAGAACAAGAAAGACGGGGAGGAATAG
- a CDS encoding rhodanese-like domain-containing protein, translating into MRTADKFATGHIPRAFNLPVAELLKYQESNLPEYKGSLIVFYSDNQADVDKALELMRDYGFTKATYFPGGLAKWQKLGNVAEGGPKPAPAKLTYVRKLAPYEISIADFMKAVTGSGVLIVDARSTGEFAAGKFRGAVNIPSEEMEKRFAEVPKDKPVYIHCATGSRAEMAYDILKGKGYTNVKLLKANISFEGDKYKITE; encoded by the coding sequence CTGCGCACCGCGGACAAATTCGCCACTGGTCATATCCCCCGTGCCTTCAATCTGCCTGTTGCAGAACTGCTCAAATACCAGGAGTCAAACCTCCCTGAATACAAAGGTTCTCTGATCGTTTTCTACAGCGACAATCAGGCCGATGTTGATAAGGCGCTGGAACTGATGCGTGATTATGGTTTTACCAAGGCAACCTACTTCCCCGGCGGCCTGGCCAAGTGGCAAAAGCTGGGTAATGTAGCAGAAGGTGGTCCCAAACCGGCCCCGGCAAAGCTAACCTACGTTCGTAAACTTGCGCCGTATGAAATCAGTATCGCTGATTTCATGAAGGCAGTCACCGGCTCTGGCGTACTTATTGTTGATGCACGTTCAACAGGTGAGTTTGCCGCCGGTAAATTCCGCGGTGCTGTTAACATCCCTTCAGAAGAGATGGAGAAGCGCTTCGCAGAAGTTCCCAAAGACAAGCCGGTGTATATCCATTGTGCCACAGGCTCGCGCGCTGAAATGGCCTACGACATCCTTAAGGGCAAAGGCTATACCAACGTTAAGCTGCTCAAAGCCAACATCAGTTTTGAAGGCGACAAGTATAAAATCACCGAATAA
- a CDS encoding rhodanese-like domain-containing protein encodes MSIRTRIVASFAMLLTVALMAGCETGPEVKSEAPAPQTVAAASKAAESPMVKGKVKTVVGKSSTLSIEVGKELKVFKFTSDTKFKNAASYKDLHADELLKIEFKNIGSENIATVITKVVAELPKGTSLIKTEEMQQLVAKGPEAGNYVLFDARPAGRYHQAHIPTSVSLPFAEMDKLAKENKVSPLLPQDKNKLVVFYCGGPT; translated from the coding sequence ATGAGTATCCGCACCAGAATTGTAGCCAGTTTCGCCATGCTCCTTACTGTTGCCTTGATGGCCGGTTGCGAAACCGGACCCGAGGTCAAGAGCGAAGCTCCGGCACCGCAAACCGTCGCTGCTGCATCAAAAGCTGCAGAAAGTCCCATGGTCAAAGGCAAGGTCAAGACCGTGGTCGGCAAGAGCAGCACCCTTTCAATCGAGGTTGGCAAGGAACTGAAGGTCTTTAAATTTACCAGCGACACAAAGTTCAAAAATGCTGCCAGCTACAAAGACCTGCATGCAGATGAACTGCTGAAAATTGAATTCAAGAACATTGGATCCGAAAATATTGCCACCGTCATCACCAAGGTCGTAGCCGAGCTTCCCAAAGGCACCAGTCTGATCAAGACTGAAGAGATGCAACAACTGGTGGCCAAAGGTCCTGAAGCAGGCAACTACGTGCTGTTTGACGCCCGGCCTGCCGGACGTTATCATCAGGCTCACATCCCTACCTCGGTTTCCCTGCCCTTTGCAGAAATGGACAAGCTGGCTAAAGAGAACAAAGTTTCCCCTCTGTTGCCGCAGGACAAGAACAAACTGGTGGTCTTCTACTGCGGAGGCCCCACCTGA